In Stenotrophomonas sp. ESTM1D_MKCIP4_1, a single genomic region encodes these proteins:
- a CDS encoding zinc-binding dehydrogenase gives MRAAQYTAFGDPATVLAIADVALPEPGPGEVRILTTLASLHNHDLLTVRGLYGYKPTLPAIGGSEALGVVDALGEGVQGLQVGQRVAAASVHATWAEAFIAPARMVIPMPESIPDETAAQLIAMPLSALMLLEFLQVDAGQWIVQNTANGAVGKSLAMLARARGVHVANLVRNAKAVAQLQALGIEHVFDTSQAGWKDRVRDATGEAQAAAAVDSIGGQASADLVELLGLHGTLVSFGVMSGEPMQIPASGLIYKEATVKGFWGSKVSQAMAVEDKRRLVGELLQRAASGELTLPVDGIFALDDIKAAATASAQSGRGGKVLLRA, from the coding sequence ATGCGTGCTGCCCAGTACACCGCCTTCGGCGATCCCGCTACCGTCCTTGCCATCGCCGATGTCGCCCTGCCCGAGCCCGGCCCCGGCGAAGTGCGCATCCTTACCACGCTGGCCTCCCTCCACAACCACGACCTGCTGACCGTGCGCGGCCTGTACGGCTACAAGCCGACCCTGCCAGCCATTGGCGGCAGCGAGGCACTGGGTGTGGTCGATGCGCTTGGCGAGGGCGTGCAGGGCCTGCAGGTAGGCCAGCGGGTCGCTGCTGCCTCGGTGCACGCCACCTGGGCGGAAGCGTTCATCGCGCCCGCACGGATGGTGATTCCGATGCCGGAATCGATTCCCGACGAAACCGCCGCGCAGCTGATCGCCATGCCGTTGAGCGCGCTGATGCTGCTCGAATTCCTGCAGGTGGACGCCGGCCAGTGGATCGTGCAGAACACCGCCAATGGTGCGGTGGGCAAGTCGCTGGCGATGCTGGCACGTGCGCGGGGTGTCCACGTGGCCAACCTGGTGCGCAATGCCAAGGCAGTCGCGCAGCTGCAGGCGCTGGGCATCGAGCACGTGTTCGATACCTCGCAGGCCGGCTGGAAGGACCGCGTGCGCGACGCCACGGGTGAAGCCCAGGCGGCAGCAGCCGTCGATTCCATTGGTGGCCAGGCCAGCGCCGATCTGGTCGAGCTGCTGGGCCTGCATGGCACTCTGGTGTCGTTCGGCGTGATGAGTGGCGAGCCGATGCAGATTCCCGCCAGCGGCCTGATCTACAAGGAAGCCACGGTGAAGGGCTTCTGGGGCAGCAAGGTCAGCCAGGCGATGGCCGTGGAAGACAAGCGCCGCCTGGTGGGCGAACTGCTGCAGCGCGCGGCCAGCGGTGAACTCACCCTGCCCGTGGACGGCATCTTCGCGCTGGACGACATCAAGGCGGCGGCAACCGCCAGCGCGCAGTCCGGCCGTGGCGGCAAGGTGCTGCTGCGGGCCTGA